A stretch of DNA from Malus sylvestris chromosome 9, drMalSylv7.2, whole genome shotgun sequence:
AGTGCCCGAAACGCCCATCCCTGAACGAGCGTCGGGTTCatcccgttatccaattaggcctcaaggtaagaaggcttcaaagagaaaaggaagtgTTTCCAAgcatgattatgcaaagtacaTGGAAGAACTTACTCGCCATagtgaattgactttggcgcGGGAAATGGCAAAATTTaaggctgataaggctagagaggagACAAAAGTTGCAGCTGTTGAGAGAGAATTTCAAGCTaatcagagagaaagagagctacttaggcaagaaagggaattggttagagaagaaagaatggctcaacgagatcgtgagattatgaacacgcctttagaagggaagtctccaaattctaaatatttttggaagtcggaGAAGGAGGATGTGGTGtgtaggaggcgtgcaagagaagcgagagcaagaggagattgtcctagcacgacaagagaagatcatcctagcaccacaaattggttaagtgatgatgattagagtactttttgtaatcggagcccatacTTTTCCAATCaccttgggttgtaatttattatttattgaattgagtattttatgttgtttctaatttattgaatttagtactttatttaaagtgagaaTAAATTTATGACCAATAATAGTTGTTTTGGGTAATTGACACGTGACGCAACGAGAATGATTTAAaatatcttatccgaaattacaaataaatttatttagtattattttgtaaaaaaaaaaataaatattttactGCCTATTGCCAGAGCTATTCAAgtgcaagggtggagatgcaaaaggcagttactgttcattatggCGGTTACTGTTCAcatggtggattgaatagtgaatTGCCTGGGGGAAGGACTCCaaaggtggagttgctctaacaGGAACTGAGATGCTTTATGGAACACTATGTTCAAAGCCAACGGATTTGAAGATTCAAATCACTGATCACTCGTTTAAATTCTGCGGCCTCTATTAGCAAATTTCATTGGTTTACTAACGTAAGGTTAAAGATTCAGATCTCTCTCTTTTAAACAATTCAAATCTTTAAATCCATCGACGTCCGACACTGAAATCTGGAAAATATCTCGATTCCGCTAACAGAAGCTTCAGTTCTTTTGTTCTAATCTTCGTTTAAAATAATGAAAAGGTTTATTGTAAACAAATGGTGGTGCTCTTATAATCATTCTCCCTTGCATTTGAATAAAACATATTGGAAT
This window harbors:
- the LOC126583416 gene encoding uncharacterized protein LOC126583416 codes for the protein MNSTPQYSTSDNGSQEEDAEEVPETPIPERASGSSRYPIRPQGKKASKRKGSVSKHDYAKYMEELTRHSELTLAREMAKFKADKAREETKVAAVEREFQANQRERELLRQERELVREERMAQRDREIMNTPLEGKSPNSKYFWKSEKEDVVCRRRAREARARGDCPSTTREDHPSTTNWLSDDD